A part of Oncorhynchus kisutch isolate 150728-3 linkage group LG2, Okis_V2, whole genome shotgun sequence genomic DNA contains:
- the LOC109870307 gene encoding uncharacterized protein LOC109870307 isoform X5 yields MESLKYSKRESAIKEEKTLSKKSTHEDEDEEPHPKRGISKQEPNTSEVALTEGGAPEQFEFQYGLEGPAFENGESSKSHLSIIKVEQLDSLLPDQTDSSCGSGSPGDSGPPGSSGSGSNTSLASQFFKKCHQAGCTQFIFSEFASRLSIITERIASQQASEEDFNLTLKVLEASGMLPEIFTKRDQEMEKRLRELQRETVAVRTARSAMRDACVMSFTSS; encoded by the exons atggag TCGTTGAAGTACAGCAAAAGAGAATCTGCAATAAAGGAAGAGAAGACCCTGTCCAAGAAGAGCACacatgaggatgaggatgaggagccACACCCTAAAAGAGGGATTTCAAA GCAAGAACCCAATACTTCAGAGGTAGCCTTGACAGAAG GTGGGGCTCCAGAGCAGTTTGAGTTTCAGTATGGACTTGAGGGACCAGCATTTGAGAATGGGGAG TCCTCAAAGAGCCATCTGTCCATCATCAAAGTAGAACAACTGGACTCCCTCCTCCCAGACCAAACAG ACTCCAGCTGTGGTTCAGGGTCACCTGGGGATTCGGGGCCTCCTGGCTCATCTGGTTCTGGGTCCAATACTAGTCTGGCTTCACAGTTTTTCAAGAAGTGCCACCAGGCAGGCTGCACACAATTCATCTTCTCGGAGTTCGCCTCCCGCCTCAGCATCATCACTGAGAGGATTGCATCCCAGCAGGCCAGCGAGGAAG ATTTCAACCTCACCCTGAAAGTGCTGGAGGCCTCTGGGATGCTGCCAGAGATCTTTACCAAAAGAGATCAAG AAATGGAGAAGAGACTGAgggagctacagagagagactgtagcGGTGAGGACTGCTAGGTCTGCCATGAGAGATGCTTGCGTCATGAGCTTCACCTCATCATGA
- the LOC109870307 gene encoding uncharacterized protein LOC109870307 isoform X4, which yields MYFTRKGIDMCICRLCKAILRYNNGSMLNHIKYKHPATVTEALGRKSKTTVGSLKYSKRESAIKEEKTLSKKSTHEDEDEEPHPKRGISKQEPNTSEVALTEGGAPEQFEFQYGLEGPAFENGESSKSHLSIIKVEQLDSLLPDQTDSSCGSGSPGDSGPPGSSGSGSNTSLASQFFKKCHQAGCTQFIFSEFASRLSIITERIASQQASEEDFNLTLKVLEASGMLPEIFTKRDQEMEKRLRELQRETVAVRTARSAMRDACVMSFTSS from the exons ATGTATTTCACCAGAAAAGGCATTGATATGTGTATATGTCGGCTTTGCAAAGCAATACTCCGATACAACAACGGCAGCATGTTAAACCACATCAAATACAAGCACCCAGCCACCGTAACAGAAGCTTTGGGTCGTAAATCAAAAACGACCGTCGGG TCGTTGAAGTACAGCAAAAGAGAATCTGCAATAAAGGAAGAGAAGACCCTGTCCAAGAAGAGCACacatgaggatgaggatgaggagccACACCCTAAAAGAGGGATTTCAAA GCAAGAACCCAATACTTCAGAGGTAGCCTTGACAGAAG GTGGGGCTCCAGAGCAGTTTGAGTTTCAGTATGGACTTGAGGGACCAGCATTTGAGAATGGGGAG TCCTCAAAGAGCCATCTGTCCATCATCAAAGTAGAACAACTGGACTCCCTCCTCCCAGACCAAACAG ACTCCAGCTGTGGTTCAGGGTCACCTGGGGATTCGGGGCCTCCTGGCTCATCTGGTTCTGGGTCCAATACTAGTCTGGCTTCACAGTTTTTCAAGAAGTGCCACCAGGCAGGCTGCACACAATTCATCTTCTCGGAGTTCGCCTCCCGCCTCAGCATCATCACTGAGAGGATTGCATCCCAGCAGGCCAGCGAGGAAG ATTTCAACCTCACCCTGAAAGTGCTGGAGGCCTCTGGGATGCTGCCAGAGATCTTTACCAAAAGAGATCAAG AAATGGAGAAGAGACTGAgggagctacagagagagactgtagcGGTGAGGACTGCTAGGTCTGCCATGAGAGATGCTTGCGTCATGAGCTTCACCTCATCATGA
- the LOC109870307 gene encoding uncharacterized protein LOC109870307 isoform X2 has translation MECRSRDRTKYRSHTWRYFNEISSESVTCKLCAPVLKRTSGSTTSTLRHFRKDLSLKHIKTQRELMATVRGKSPSLKYSKRESAIKEEKTLSKKSTHEDEDEEPHPKRGISKQEPNTSEVALTEGGAPEQFEFQYGLEGPAFENGESSKSHLSIIKVEQLDSLLPDQTDSSCGSGSPGDSGPPGSSGSGSNTSLASQFFKKCHQAGCTQFIFSEFASRLSIITERIASQQASEEDFNLTLKVLEASGMLPEIFTKRDQEMEKRLRELQRETVAVRTARSAMRDACVMSFTSS, from the exons ATGGAATGTAGAAGCAGAGACCGTACAAAATATAGAAGTCACACGTGGAGATATTTCAATGAAATATCTTCCGAAAGTGTGACATGCAAGCTGTGTGCGCCTGTTCTGAAGCGGACGAGCGGTAGCACAACATCCACGTTGAGACATTTTAGAAAGGATCTGTCGCTAAAACATATCAAAACGCAGCGAGAGCTGATGGCGACCGTTAGAGGTAAGAGTCCT TCGTTGAAGTACAGCAAAAGAGAATCTGCAATAAAGGAAGAGAAGACCCTGTCCAAGAAGAGCACacatgaggatgaggatgaggagccACACCCTAAAAGAGGGATTTCAAA GCAAGAACCCAATACTTCAGAGGTAGCCTTGACAGAAG GTGGGGCTCCAGAGCAGTTTGAGTTTCAGTATGGACTTGAGGGACCAGCATTTGAGAATGGGGAG TCCTCAAAGAGCCATCTGTCCATCATCAAAGTAGAACAACTGGACTCCCTCCTCCCAGACCAAACAG ACTCCAGCTGTGGTTCAGGGTCACCTGGGGATTCGGGGCCTCCTGGCTCATCTGGTTCTGGGTCCAATACTAGTCTGGCTTCACAGTTTTTCAAGAAGTGCCACCAGGCAGGCTGCACACAATTCATCTTCTCGGAGTTCGCCTCCCGCCTCAGCATCATCACTGAGAGGATTGCATCCCAGCAGGCCAGCGAGGAAG ATTTCAACCTCACCCTGAAAGTGCTGGAGGCCTCTGGGATGCTGCCAGAGATCTTTACCAAAAGAGATCAAG AAATGGAGAAGAGACTGAgggagctacagagagagactgtagcGGTGAGGACTGCTAGGTCTGCCATGAGAGATGCTTGCGTCATGAGCTTCACCTCATCATGA
- the LOC109870307 gene encoding uncharacterized protein LOC109870307 isoform X3 → MSTPSSPSFGSAVWHSFDRIEAALAKCKHCDRNIRCKGGSTSGMKRHLESRHQSLKYSKRESAIKEEKTLSKKSTHEDEDEEPHPKRGISKQEPNTSEVALTEGGAPEQFEFQYGLEGPAFENGESSKSHLSIIKVEQLDSLLPDQTDSSCGSGSPGDSGPPGSSGSGSNTSLASQFFKKCHQAGCTQFIFSEFASRLSIITERIASQQASEEDFNLTLKVLEASGMLPEIFTKRDQEMEKRLRELQRETVAVRTARSAMRDACVMSFTSS, encoded by the exons ATGTCTACACCAAGTTCACCCAGCTTTGGTTCAGCTGTGTGGCACAGCTTCGACAGAATAGAAGCGGCACTGGCAAAATGTAAACACTGCGACCGGAATATCAGATGTAAAGGAGGTAGCACCAGTGGCATGAAAAGGCATTTAGAGTCTCGGCATCAG TCGTTGAAGTACAGCAAAAGAGAATCTGCAATAAAGGAAGAGAAGACCCTGTCCAAGAAGAGCACacatgaggatgaggatgaggagccACACCCTAAAAGAGGGATTTCAAA GCAAGAACCCAATACTTCAGAGGTAGCCTTGACAGAAG GTGGGGCTCCAGAGCAGTTTGAGTTTCAGTATGGACTTGAGGGACCAGCATTTGAGAATGGGGAG TCCTCAAAGAGCCATCTGTCCATCATCAAAGTAGAACAACTGGACTCCCTCCTCCCAGACCAAACAG ACTCCAGCTGTGGTTCAGGGTCACCTGGGGATTCGGGGCCTCCTGGCTCATCTGGTTCTGGGTCCAATACTAGTCTGGCTTCACAGTTTTTCAAGAAGTGCCACCAGGCAGGCTGCACACAATTCATCTTCTCGGAGTTCGCCTCCCGCCTCAGCATCATCACTGAGAGGATTGCATCCCAGCAGGCCAGCGAGGAAG ATTTCAACCTCACCCTGAAAGTGCTGGAGGCCTCTGGGATGCTGCCAGAGATCTTTACCAAAAGAGATCAAG AAATGGAGAAGAGACTGAgggagctacagagagagactgtagcGGTGAGGACTGCTAGGTCTGCCATGAGAGATGCTTGCGTCATGAGCTTCACCTCATCATGA